The following coding sequences lie in one Arabidopsis thaliana chromosome 3, partial sequence genomic window:
- a CDS encoding F-box/kelch-repeat protein, protein MAMEPKKKTKLISSDNDSKWSMLSPDLIRSILERLNFIDFHRARYISLNWYSSSELCIIQNPTPWTIRFSNDNHVSLFDPLHAKTYVITDLGFDLPRSRCLATSGSWLLLLDHRTDFYLLNLFTRERICLPTLEAIDGWQMKFERVGESDFLKTFTYREGYTSYSSRISTKIRIEKAVLWVDERSRDYLVVWNLESFFAYHKK, encoded by the coding sequence ATGGCAATGGagccgaagaagaagacgaagttgATTAGTTCCGACAACGATTCAAAGTGGTCGATGCTTTCCCCCGACCTGATTCGATCGATCTTAGAACGCTTGAACTTTATAGACTTTCATCGAGCTAGGTACATCTCTTTAAATTGGTATTCCTCTTCGGAATTATGCATTATACAAAATCCAACTCCATGGACCATCCGCTTTTCAAACGACAACCatgtttcattgtttgatCCTCTTCATGCAAAAACCTATGTAATAACAGACCTAGGGTTTGATTTACCAAGGAGTCGTTGTTTGGCTACTTCTGGTagctggttgttgttgttagatCATAGAACcgatttttatcttttgaatcTGTTTACTCGAGAGAGGATTTGTCTTCCGACTTTGGAAGCAATCGATGGATGGCAGATGAAGTTTGAGAGGGTTGGTGAGTCTGATTTCTTGAAGACATTCACTTATCGTGAAGGCTATACAAGTTATTCTTCTCGTATAAGCACCAAAATTAGAATAGAGAAAGCGGTTTTGTGGGTCGATGAAAGAAGCCGAGATTACTTAGTTGTGTGGAACCTTGAGAGCTTCTTTGCGTATCATAAGAAATGA
- a CDS encoding F-box/kelch-repeat protein (unknown protein; FUNCTIONS IN: molecular_function unknown; INVOLVED IN: biological_process unknown; LOCATED IN: cellular_component unknown; BEST Arabidopsis thaliana protein match is: F-box family protein with a domain of unknown function (DUF295) (TAIR:AT3G03730.1); Has 30201 Blast hits to 17322 proteins in 780 species: Archae - 12; Bacteria - 1396; Metazoa - 17338; Fungi - 3422; Plants - 5037; Viruses - 0; Other Eukaryotes - 2996 (source: NCBI BLink).) — protein MATAPKKKLISSDNDTEWSPVLAPDLIRSIFERLNFAEFHRAMSISLDWYSTAELCYRQNPTPWLILFSNYRHISCRLFDPLHDKTYVIRDLGFDFHRSCCLATSGSWLLMLDHRTDFYLLNLFTRERICLPTLEAIDGWQMKFERVGESDFLKTFTYREGYRSYSSGLSTKVVIENAVLWVDERSRDYLVVWSIECFFAYHKKGDNNKTWKVIQLKKNEECSDIVFRESKLYVLNPNLNITVFDFSSGSPNECASFTSQDIGLTLYPLSCFGHLVITLSGEVLLIKTRRYGIYSFDVYKMDPKSSKWREIYSLGNEAILLDLGTTIAAKDGFG, from the coding sequence ATGGCAACGGCgccgaagaagaagttgattaGTTCCGACAACGATACAGAGTGGTCGCCGGTTCTTGCCCCTGACCTGATTCGATCGATCTTCGAACGTTTGAACTTTGCGGAGTTTCATCGAGCTATGTCAATTTCTTTAGATTGGTATTCCACTGCGGAATTATGCTACAGACAAAACCCAACTCCATGGCTCATTCTCTTTTCAAACTATAGACATATTTCGTGTAGGTTGTTTGATCCTCTTCATGACAAAACCTACGTAATACGAGACCTAGGGTTTGATTTCCATAGGAGTTGTTGTTTGGCTACTTCTGGTAGCTGGTTGTTGATGTTAGATCATAGAACcgatttttatcttttgaatcTGTTTACTCGAGAGAGGATTTGTCTTCCGACTTTGGAAGCAATCGATGGATGGCAGATGAAGTTTGAGAGGGTTGGTGAGTCTGATTTCTTGAAGACATTCACTTATCGTGAAGGCTATAGAAGTTATTCTTCTGGTCTAAGCACCAAAGTTGTAATAGAGAATGCGGTGTTGTGGGTCGATGAAAGAAGCCGAGATTACTTAGTTGTGTGGAGCATTGAGTGCTTCTTTGCATATCATAAGAAAGGAGATAATAACAAGACCTGGAAAGTGATTCAAttaaagaagaatgaagagtGCTCCGATATAGTGTTTAGAGAAAGCAAGCTTTACGTGCTTAATCCAAATCTAAACATTActgtttttgatttctctagTGGTTCTCCAAATGAATGTGCAAGTTTCACATCTCAGGATATTGGTCTCACATTATATCCACTATCTTGTTTCGGCCATCTTGTTATAACTTTGTCCGGAGAGGTTTTGCTGATCAAAACCCGCCGATATGGGATATATTCCTTTGATGTTTACAAGATGGatccaaaatcatcaaaatggAGAGAAATTTATTCTTTAGGGAATGAAGCAATTCTTTTGGATCTAGGAACAACGATCGCAGCCAAAGATGGTTTTGGATAA
- a CDS encoding F-box and associated interaction domains-containing protein (F-box and associated interaction domains-containing protein; FUNCTIONS IN: molecular_function unknown; INVOLVED IN: biological_process unknown; CONTAINS InterPro DOMAIN/s: F-box domain, cyclin-like (InterPro:IPR001810), F-box domain, Skp2-like (InterPro:IPR022364), F-box associated interaction domain (InterPro:IPR017451); BEST Arabidopsis thaliana protein match is: F-box and associated interaction domains-containing protein (TAIR:AT3G22720.1).), which translates to MSDLPLDLVEEILSRVSATSLKRLRSTCKQWNTLFKKRSFSQKHFHIAPKESMVLMLKEYRVCSMNINLNVSPPSVEFQGTLGIKDDSHSNLGQVEIVEVYHCDGLLLCATRDNRLVVWNPCLGETRWIQLKDECRRYSTFALGYENNKFCRRNYKILRYWGWFHDHIPDDGGRFRFEIYDFRSDSWKVLDDVPDDRFPPRDLIILVFRHLEIMVLWLYQLLEKNNSQCYKRLRHQRWRYL; encoded by the exons ATGTCTGATCTTCCTTTGGATTTGGTAGAAGAAATACTCTCAAGGGTTTCGGCCACATCTCTGAAACGATTACGATCTACTTGCAAACAATGGAACACTTTATTCAAAAAACGAAGTTTCAGCCAGAAACACTTTCATATAGCTCCAAAGGAGTCTATGGTTCTCATGTTGAAGGAGTACAGAGTTTGCTCAATGAATATCAATCTCAATGTTTCTCCTCCATCTGTAGAGTTTCAAGGTACACTTGGCATAAAAGATGATTCCCATTCTAATTTAGGACAAGTCGAGATAGTCGAAGTTTATCACTGTGATGGTTTGTTGTTATGCGCCACCAGGGACAATAGACTCGTGGTTTGGAATCCGTGTTTGGGGGAAACCAGGTGGATCCAACTCAAAGATGAATGCAGGAGATACTCTACGTTTGCTCTAGGATacgaaaacaacaaattttgtcGTCGTAactacaaaatcttgaggtATTGGGGTTGGTTTCACGATCACATACCAGACGACGGCGGACGTTTCAGGTTTGAAATATATGACTTTAGATCTGATTCATGGAAGGTTCTTGATGACGTCCCTGATGACCGCTTCCCACCA AGAGATTTAATCATATTGGTCTTCCGCCATCTCGAGATCATGGTTTTATGGCTCTATCAGTTGTTGGAGAAGAACAACTCTCAGTGTTACAAGAGATTGAGACATCAAAGATGGAGATATTTGTAA
- a CDS encoding F-box/kelch-repeat protein: protein MVFRESKLYVLSPSLDITVFDFSSGDSPKECASFTSPDDYSSYGPLRFESFDHLVITLSGEVLLIKVERRGLQICSFDVYKMDQTSSKCKRIRSIGNEALFLDHGTTVEAKDGIRNNCIYFSYVKYGKYKNISLRNTCVYDIQRGFVVQRFQHLADSSPMPFKCVRWEQVRD from the exons ATGGTGTTTAGAGAAAGCAAGCTTTACGTGCTTAGTCCAAGTCTAGACATCActgtttttgatttctctagTGGTGATTCTCCAAAGGAATGTGCAAGCTTCACATCGCCGGATGACTATTCATCATATGGACCATTACGTTTCGAGTCTTTCGACCATCTTGTTATAACTTTGTCCGGAGAGGTTTTGTTGATCAAAGTCGAACGTCGGGGATTGCAGATATGTTCATTCGATGTTTACAAGATGGATCAAACATCATCAAAATGCAAAAGGATCCGCTCTATAGGGAACGAAGCATTGTTTTTGGATCACGGAACAACGGTTGAAGCCAAAGATGGAATTAGGAATAAttgcatatattttagttacGTTAAGTATGGTAAATACAAGAACATTAGTTTACGCAATACTTGCGTCTACGATATTCAAAGGGGGTTCGTTGTCCAACGGTTTCAACACCTTGCAGATTCATCGCCAATGCCTTTCAAGTGTGTTCGTTGG GAGCAAGTTAGGGATTAG
- a CDS encoding F-box and associated interaction domains-containing protein (F-box and associated interaction domains-containing protein; CONTAINS InterPro DOMAIN/s: F-box domain, cyclin-like (InterPro:IPR001810), F-box domain, Skp2-like (InterPro:IPR022364), F-box associated domain, type 1 (InterPro:IPR006527), F-box associated interaction domain (InterPro:IPR017451); BEST Arabidopsis thaliana protein match is: F-box and associated interaction domains-containing protein (TAIR:AT3G22730.1); Has 1679 Blast hits to 1630 proteins in 48 species: Archae - 0; Bacteria - 0; Metazoa - 0; Fungi - 0; Plants - 1677; Viruses - 0; Other Eukaryotes - 2 (source: NCBI BLink).) codes for MSDLPLDLVEEILSRVSATSLKRLRSTCKQWNTLFKKRSFSQKHFHIAPKESMVLMLKEYRVCSMNINLNVSPPSVEFQGTLGIKDDSHSNLGQVEIVEVYHCDGLLLCATRDNRLVVWNPCLGETRWIQLKDECRRYSTFALGYENNKFCRRNYKILRYWGWFHDHIPDDGGRFRFEIYDFRSDSWKVLDDVPDDRFPPVSVVSLKGNTYWFGSNKKDFLRSFDFTTERFNHIGLPPSRDHGFMALSVVGEEQLSVLQEIETSKMEIFVTNKVGTEEAALLWSKSFIVDLPIGGHCSEVFASLLINEEKKVALCCNLDFETDGNLIFTIGEDNKYYSEIPYATNKPWWLCRFSEKFTKKWWWFPFIYNYVPSLVQIL; via the coding sequence ATGTCTGATCTTCCTTTGGATTTGGTAGAAGAAATACTCTCAAGGGTTTCGGCCACATCTCTGAAACGATTACGATCTACTTGCAAACAATGGAACACTTTATTCAAAAAACGAAGTTTCAGCCAGAAACACTTTCATATAGCTCCAAAGGAGTCTATGGTTCTCATGTTGAAGGAGTACAGAGTTTGCTCAATGAATATCAATCTCAATGTTTCTCCTCCATCTGTAGAGTTTCAAGGTACACTTGGCATAAAAGATGATTCCCATTCTAATTTAGGACAAGTCGAGATAGTCGAAGTTTATCACTGTGATGGTTTGTTGTTATGCGCCACCAGGGACAATAGACTCGTGGTTTGGAATCCGTGTTTGGGGGAAACCAGGTGGATCCAACTCAAAGATGAATGCAGGAGATACTCTACGTTTGCTCTAGGATacgaaaacaacaaattttgtcGTCGTAactacaaaatcttgaggtATTGGGGTTGGTTTCACGATCACATACCAGACGACGGCGGACGTTTCAGGTTTGAAATATATGACTTTAGATCTGATTCATGGAAGGTTCTTGATGACGTCCCTGATGACCGCTTCCCACCAGTAAGTGTCGTGTCTTTAAAGGGAAACACTTACTGGTTTGGTTCTAATAAAAAGGACTTCTTACgtagttttgattttacaacaGAGAGATTTAATCATATTGGTCTTCCGCCATCTCGAGATCATGGTTTTATGGCTCTATCAGTTGTTGGAGAAGAACAACTCTCAGTGTTACAAGAGATTGAGACATCAAAGATGGAGATATTTGTAACCAATAAAGTTGGTACTGAAGAAGCTGCTTTGTTGTGGAGCAAATCCTTTATAGTGGATTTACCCATTGGCGGTCATTGTTCTGAGGTTTTCGCGAGTCTTTTAATCaacgaggagaagaaagtggCCTTGTGTTGTAATTTAGATTTCGAGACCGACGGGAACTTGATATTCACTATTGGAGAAGACAATAAATATTACTCAGAAATCCCTTATGCTACAAACAAGCCATGGTGGTTATGTAGATTTTCtgaaaaatttacaaaaaaatggtggtggtttccatttatttacaattatgttccaagtttggttcaaatcttgtaa
- the AOX1B gene encoding alternative oxidase 1B (alternative oxidase 1B (AOX1B); CONTAINS InterPro DOMAIN/s: Alternative oxidase (InterPro:IPR002680); BEST Arabidopsis thaliana protein match is: alternative oxidase 1C (TAIR:AT3G27620.1); Has 1296 Blast hits to 1294 proteins in 245 species: Archae - 0; Bacteria - 111; Metazoa - 12; Fungi - 192; Plants - 375; Viruses - 0; Other Eukaryotes - 606 (source: NCBI BLink).), with translation MMMSRRYGAKLMETAVTHSHLLNPRVPLVTENIRVPAMGVVRVFSKMTFEKKKTTEEKGSSGGKADQGNKGEQLIVSYWGVKPMKITKEDGTEWKWSCFRPWETYKSDLTIDLKKHHVPSTLPDKLAYWTVKSLRWPTDLFFQRRYGCRAMMLETVAAVPGMVGGMLVHCKSLRRFEQSGGWIKALLEEAENERMHLMTFMEVAKPNWYERALVIAVQGIFFNAYFLGYLISPKFAHRMVGYLEEEAIHSYTEFLKELDNGNIENVPAPAIAIDYWRLEADATLRDVVMVVRADEAHHRDVNHYASDIHYQGRELKEAPAPIGYH, from the exons ATGATGATGAGTCGTCGCTATGGAGCCAAGCTAATGGAAACTGCTGTGACTCACAGCCATCTTTTGAATCCTAGGGTTCCTCTCGTGACGGAAAATATTAGGGTTCCGGCGATGGGAGTCGTGAGAGTTTTCAGCAAGATGacatttgagaagaagaaaactacgGAGGAGAAAGGATCTAGCGGTGGCAAGGCTGATCAAGGTAACAAAGGGGAGCAATTAATCGTTAGCTACTGGGGAGTGAAGCCGATGAAGATCACCAAAGAAGATGGAACTGAATGGAAATGGAGTTGCTTTAGG CCATGGGAGACATATAAATCAGATCTGACTATAGATTTGAAGAAGCATCATGTTCCATCGACTTTACCGGACAAACTAGCTTATTGGACCGTGAAATCTCTTCGATGGCCTACCGATCTTTTCTTCCAG AGGCGGTACGGATGCAGAGCAATGATGCTAGAAACGGTTGCAGCGGTTCCAGGAATGGTTGGAGGGATGTTAGTACACTGCAAATCGCTTCGACGGTTTGAACAAAGCGGTGGTTGGATCAAAGCCCTActtgaagaagcagagaacGAGAGAATGCATTTAATGACATTCATGGAAGTCGCGAAACCTAATTGGTACGAACGAGCTCTTGTGATTGCCGTTCAAGGCATTTTCTTCAATGCTTATTTCCTTGGATACCTAATTTCTCCCAAATTTGCTCATCGTATGGTTGGATACCTTGAGGAAGAAGCAATCCACTCTTACACTGAGTTTCTTAAAGAACTCGATAATGGTAACATCGAAAATGTGCCTGCACCGGCTATTGCCATTGATTACTGGAGACTTGAAGCTGATGCGACGCTTCGTGATGTCGTCATGGTGGTCCGTGCTGATGAAGCGCATCACCGTGATGTTAACCACTATGCATCC GATATTCATTACCAAGGTCGTGAGCTAAAAGAAGCTCCAGCTCCCATTGGATATCATTGA